taattcgcattataccatgtggaagtcgtaaatattttcacttaatacttgattttggccaagagccaaatattttctaccttaaaacattggttgtgcagtgtatgttccaattgtatcaccacaacacaataaaatggttcttcaaagaaagatgataatatattttggatataaaacatcttcaatcataagatatattgaacccatgatgggtgatgtttttacagcacgttttgctgattgtcattttaataaaacattgttccctagattagggggagaaataaaaataaaaaataaaatgatgcttcatgatgcgaacatcaattaaggtatattgaactcgcacaaaagaatgtgaaacgaaagttcaaaaataatgcatatgcaagaacttgcaaattaattactttatgcatttacagatataaaaaagtgactaaatcatatataccagcgataaatgctccagctcgaactgaaattccaaaagttggcaataatgtcactgttgagtctttgccacgcatcaaacgtggaagatcaattggttccgaagataaaaatcctcgaaaaagaaaatcagctgataatgaggtaagagaaagtgttcaagaagaaccacaaatcaatattccttctgcagaggatattgataaatgtaaatactaaaattgcgataaattatgcaatattatggaaccgaaatgaaactaaaatctctatgagatattttcatataatgttacaatgacatcatgaataaagatgatgatctggaactaaaatctgtcattgaatatacaaaatggacatgattgagctcaatggaaaggagcaataagagctgaattagaatcgctcgataaaagaaaagttttcggatcaatcgttatcacttttaaagatgtgaaacgtatgggatacaaatgaatttttatccgaaaagaaatgtgcaaatgaagttataaggcaaaactagacttgtaactcaatatttcccacaaagaccagaaatgaattaggaggaaaaattatcctcctgtaatggatacaattacttattagatacttaatcaacctggtagttatttaaatgcatctcatgaatgttgttactacttatctgtatggatcacttaatagtgatatatatgaatatgcctaaagggttaaggtatcataagcatctaatgtaaaacccaagggaatatattccattaaatcacaaagatttctaagtgggtttatacaaacgggacgtatgtggtataaccgattaaatgactacttgataaaaaaaagggtataaatataaacttattttgcacgtatgttttataaaaacaatgttcggatatgagatcgtaattgtttatgtcaatgttcttaacatcatatgaacaaataaagagatctatgaaatcattcaacttctaaagaattattttgaaatgaaagatcttgaaaaaaccaagtattaccttggattgcaaattgagcatatgcctaatggtttacttgtacatcaaacaacttataccgaaaagattttaaaacattttttttaaagacaaactcattgttgttagatcactcaatattgacactgatctatttcatccctgcgaagatcatgaaaattttaacagatcggaagttctatattttagtgcaattgaggttcttatgtatcttatagattatacaagatctgacatttcttttgcagttaatttgttgacaaggttcagctcagcccctaccaaaagacattggaatgggatcaaacaaatagtttgataccttcggggaactactgatttataattattttattctaacaactcgaaacaagatttgtttggttatacagatgcagattatttatccgatctacataaagctaaatctcaaactggatatgtattcctaaatggaggcaccgcaatatcatgacgttctcaaaacaaacacttgttgcaacatcatcaaatcatgccgaagtgattgcattacatgaagctactcgggaatgattttagttaagatcaatgatacaaatcattattgattcttgtggactagaacgctataaaagcctaacaactatctatgaagataatacagcttacatagtacaaatgaaagaagagtatcaaaaaatgacagaacaaaacataaatgctgacgaggcgctaaagttataaacagtctcaacggtcataagtttgatggaaaagaatggtatattagtaaggctcagaaaaagactgaaagggaataggaattgaaacaacagtttgaacaaaccatgaaggagactgtagacaaatcacgtggaccaaacttgtacataaaagatttagatgatacagtttcagatgaaaacctcagattcttctcatatactcaagatctcgtaaaagacaaccagattaaaatgagatacgttcaatcaacaactctgttgatctttataccaaagcactgtcaatcgttgtttttcaaaacatacattcacaatattggcatgaggcaagttcaaaagatgtgacgactcagcgttgtctacttgagggggagtcaactctatgctgcactctttttcccttagctaaagttttatcccactggattttctttagcaaggtttttaacgaggcagtattaattgctctttaaaaaaaaaattaccatccaagggggagtgttgtaaatttaatagtaaaatatggatggtaattagtcaaatatggatagtaaaatttgtactatatatatgtggataatgaacacacatatacacaccattttcttacatataagaaatatactctctctctcttccattactactctctcatatttaaggattgtataggcttaggtcaaaattagttataagcctactgaattataacatgaaatttttttacaaattaaatattattattatatgaaggttatacatatgtttcaaagtttacacatGTTTTAATGGGGTGTTTTATAAAGGATTGTAcagtttgttttaaagtttgtacatatagtCATGTGGGTGTTTTATCaccaggttgtacataatgcttcaaatattgtccaTATGATCATGTGGGTGTTTTAGCATAAGGTTGTATATAatctttcaaatattgtacatattgtCATGGGGGTGTTTTATAATAaaattgtacataatgtttcatatatattatacaatttacatattaatatttttattaaatacaattaattattttaatgacatcatcatggagggtttaattttttttttttgattttttttaaacttgaataatccttatttatgacattatcattataaaaatttattatttattatatactaTAGATAGATTCGAGTCAATTTCATATTTCCCGCTCATAAATTCATAAATTACATATATTTCCAAACATATACATTAAATTCTTTATACATTATGCATTGAAAAATTGTATTTTACAGAAATATGTAATTTACGAGTATGAGTTTAGGAGGGATAAATATGAGATTTTCCCACAATATTCTACTATATACTATTAGCCATTAAGCCATAAATAATAACTTTTTTGTTTGTTttaaactatcaatttattatttttcattttttaTCAAACGGTCCAATCGTATATACATGTTGGTCTAACTATGCATTTAATAAAATGTTCGTTTGACACGTCGATATACATATTGTAATTAGAAACTTTTAAGGTATAAAACATAATCAATTTCTGCAACAACGCGCGAGTTTTAATGGCTCCTTACTAATATTATAAACTTAATCATATTCAAAGTGATTTAAACAAAAAACAATCACTCAAATTGGAAAAACATCCATCGACATGTCCACCAAATTTTAATTGATATCAAGGTAGGTCGGTCCGAGAATTTAAGTACCCAAAAGGAGATGAAAAAAAGTCCTCTAGGTTATAAAGAAATGATATAAGCTATTTAAAAAGGCTCTTAGACCCTGACAAACAATATAAACATTTTTTAAAAAATCCTTTAAGCCTTGCTAGAATGCTAGTGGACTTTGATTTTGTTTTTATGTGCCTTTGTTTGTTGTCTTTGAGTCTATTGTGCTTCATCTTTACTGCTTCAATTGTGTTTCTCTAGTTCTCATGTTTCTTAAATCTCCGATATGTCTATGTATAAGAAAAAAATTAAGCCCTGAAATTCATGTGCGCGAGCAGTCGATCACCTTGTTCTCCCTCCGAACCTCCCCTGATTGATATGTCTTTTTGATGAATCCAATCAACAAAGAAGTTTTTCACATTCGCAGTGCATTAAAACGAAACACATTAAAAAGGCATCACATGAATATCAAGAAAACAAAATTGCAACAAAAAAACTTCATATTAGTCTCCTAGCGGCCGACGATGAAGGATGAGGCGAGATTCCGACTAGCTACTACATATCCGAGCACGATGGTGCTGATAGAGAGGTTCAGTGGGTCAATTGGAAAACGAAACAAGGGCAAAAACAAACTCACCAATCGAAAGAAAGTACGAGTAGAAAATCACCACTCACACAACCTAACAACAAACTCAAGATCAGTTAGAGAACACCAGATTCATATCATGAGTAATGACGTGGTCGCTTGAGAATGAGGTTGGAGCTCAGCAGTAAAGTCAAGTCGGCGAGAGTTAAGGACAGATGGAAGAAAAAGGAAAATAAATGAGGAagaaaaataacaacttttatgatTGTCGTAAAATATATTATAGTCTGGTACAATTTAATAActcttacattatatatatatatatatatatatatatatatatatatatatatatatatatatatatatataggggaaggATCCAGCGCTAAGTAACTTTTTTGGGATAAGGGCCAGGATAAGTGATtatgtgatttttatatctttatttctacagctccgatttaaaaaaaaaatttgctgataTCTATTTTCATAGTGTAaattcagaagaaaaaaaatatatttttttaactgGCTCCTTAAGATACATCTGATGAATGTTAGGTgctgtttgatgcatgttaactgTTTTTCATGCATCAGATGtatgttaacaaaaaaaaaaaaaattgacttttgattaataaaaatagtgtttagggtttagtaattagggtttactaATTAGggcttagaaattagggtttagggtttacatttagggtttagaacgagtttttaatacaaacggtttagagtttagggtttaggggttaggttttagggttttgggttttggtttTACGGAGTAAACCCAAAACACTCTTATCGTCATGTTCCTAATGTTTTATTGTCGTGTTCGAAGTCATCTTATTGAGAATTGTTTGTTGGAACCATGTCATTTTGTACTCCGGTTGGGGATTTGGATAATGTTTTTAAGGTTGATAGTGAAAGTGGTTATTCCTCCCAATTTGTTAAAAGGTTATCCTTATTCAATGGGTTTGAACGGTTTGGTTACCTCCGAATCGGTTTCGTTGGAGGGTAGTTTTAAGGGTGCCGTGGTTGATATCGAGACTGTCGCCTCCAAATTTGGCAAACCTAACGATACTTTGATTTTGTTACCTTCAGACATGCCAATGGTTAACGGTGTTTCGGGGTCGGCTCAATCTTTTCCGCTTTTGATGCAATGATTACTAATATGGTGGTCGAGGCTGATAACGTTGAAGACATTTGCATTTCATACGGTGTGACCTTATCGAAGACTACTAAAGTGAAGATTTCGAGAAGAAGACGTTAGGTTCAAGGGGTCGAGATGGGGAAGTTTGGAGAACTCATCAAGGATCTTGAGGTCTTTCTTTCTTTAGTGCGGTTGAGTGGCCGAGATGAAAATGATTGCTAATCGTTCGTTCTACGTGTGATTGACCACCCTCTTTATTTTGGTAGTTtgcattttgtatctttttattgttTTTCATAGTGATTATTTGATCTTTTGGTTCGGTGTGAGCCTGGGTTTTAGTTTGAGCTCAGTTGTTTGGGACTTCAATTTTTGTCCAAGAAGTCATTTTGTTAATCAAGTTTATTGTCTTTTctaataaaaaagaaaaaagaaaaaagaaaaaagtaaACCCACGTGTGCCTGGCTGCTCCGTAGTTAATCCTTTCTTCAACAGAAGACAGCTACTCATTTTACTCCCACCCTGGCTCCGCCGTAAGCCACCATCCAACTGCCCTCCCTTATCTGAATGGCGTCCATATCTCCGTCATCCTTCCCTTCCTACAATCATCACTCTAAACTCATCCAATTCAAATCAATCAATTCGTCGACTCAATTTTCACATCCTTGTCTTTCTAGGGTTTTAAATTCACCACTTACATGTCGCTGTCAaaaacataacaataataacaacaaggaTGAAGATGAAAGCCCTAGCTTATGGGAATCTGTGGTTCAGAAAAACGTTAGGAATGTAATCAAGTGGTTCGATGATTACATAACTGGATATCGTGACAATCAGGTTGAAAACGTTGTTGTGAAGAATAATAGTGATGAAGATTGGGATTGGGATCGCTGGAAGAAGCATTTTGATGAGGTTGATGAACAGGAACGAATTGTTTCCATTTTGAAGGTATTTTGTTAGGGTTTAGTGCTGGTTGAAAGTGTGTATTCTGTTTATATGAGTAAATTATGTTATGTAGGTAAGTATAAATTTGACTGAATTTGGTTACTGATTATCTGTGTTATTGTAGTCACAACTGAACCGTGCTGTTTTGAAAGAGGATTATGAAGATGCTGCTAGGATTAAGGTGGCAATTGCAGCAGCTGCTAATAACGACACTGTTGGCAGGGTGATGTCTCAATTAAACGTAAGAGAATGATGCATATTGTTGCAGTTTAAAACGTTACATTTACATTCACAATATCTGTAATGCTAATAACGGGTTACATGAATATAGAAAGCCCTAAAGGAAGAGAGATATAAGGATGCAGCGTTTGCACGAGATTATGCTAGTGCAGGTTTGGTGAGTATCTGCAACGATTCATTATCATCTGTTCATTTGTTTGAGTATTTCCGCATGCTTGCTTAAATGTCCATGTATTTAATATTTGTGTAGTTCATTTATGTGTTGACAAATCCTATTATTCATCTCTATATTGGGCCTCCTGAACTACCTATATTTGTGCTTTCACATATGCTTTACTGAATGTTACTTATCTTACAATTTAGGTGGGTTGGTGGGCTGGATTTTCAGATGATCGCAAAGACCCATATGGTCGGATCATCCGTATAAGTGCAGAGCATGGAAGATACCTTGCAAGAAGTTATAGTCCCAGGTAGTGTAGCTACCTTATACACATCCTTTATCACTATCTGACTTTCAAACCAATCTTATTTAAATACCATTGAAGAAATTGGGTTGACTTTTTTGCACAGCTGATTGCATTTCATTTGTTTTTTATGCATCTTATCAGCATTTCACACTACAATTACTTGCAATATGCAATATTCAAGTTTTGGACTTTGTTTTTTGAACTTGTAGGCAGCTTGGCAAGGCTGCAGATGGTGCCCCATTGTTTGAGCTGTTTTTAACAATGAGCGAAAGAGGAGAATACAAACATCAGGTAGATTTCTTTTTTTGGTTTAAAATACCTTTTTCTGTACCTAATTTGCTATGGGACTGCATTTGCATGATCAGGCTGTATATTTGAAACGGAAAGACAATCCGCAAGGTTTTACAGTTCCTTCTGCTGCGTCATCAGGTCTTATTGGCAAGTTGGGTCCTTTCGACTCCACGAGTGACAAAGATGGTCTATTTGCAAAAGATACAGATGATGGTGATGATATGACAGATGAATATGGCTTTGAAAATATCTTGAGAGATATGATTCCTGGTGCAAAAGACGTGAAAATTAAGGTGATGAATGTGACATCACCAGGGAAATTAGACAAAATAGACAGGGATATAATATCTAAAGTGGTTGAACAAATCATggaggaagaagatgaagatggtgatggtgatggtcttaatgatgacgatgatgatgatacagATGAAGTTAAGGATGAAACTGATGGAGAACAATATGATATCGATATTGATATCGATCCTGGTAATACAATAGTTGATGGTGAGGTTAACAGTCAAATTGCAGTTAAGGTGGTAGTTGGAGGTTTGGTTGAAAAAGTTACCAACAACACGTCTCAAAAAGATTTAATTCGAGTGCCAGCTAAGCTTGAAAAGAGAAACCGTTCGTCATTCACTTTCTCTATCGAGAAAGAAAAGCAGCCGCTTTCGTCCAGTAATGCGCAGTCTTTGAGGGTCAAAGATGCCAAGGTTTTAGATAGTCGTAACACAAACAGTGTTATGATTGATCTAGCCAAGTCTATTGGAAGAGGGAAGATACCCGCAAAGGTCAGTTCTGGGTACATTTTAGTGTCGTATAACAGATGAATCGATTGTTTGGACTAGTGGGAAAAATGGGCAGGTCAAAGGGGGGTTAAAAATCGGTCAAATCGGGTCAGAATAGGCCTCGTTCTGGTTAACTGACCCACAAATGTTTCCAAATTTTTCGGTATTTGATAAATAATTAAATGCAGTTAATCATTAAGACACTAAATTGCTGCCATAATATCTTCCTAATATAACAATTTATGAATTTGAATACCCTTTATGAGTTTCGTCCCGTTTAACTCGTTTTCTTTCGGGTTAAATCTTTTAGCTTAGTCATTTGAGCCATTAGACAGTCTTGGAGATGTAACATAACTCAAATCGCCCCGTTTGTAGGTTAATGAGTCAAAATTGCTCTCTAATCTCCACTATTTTTTCTCAAATCCTTAAAGTTCTTGACAAtactctttttttctttttttttttcttttttttcttttcttcaggTGCTTAAAGATGTGAGCCAATTGATAAATCTTAGCCTTAGTCAGGCCCAAAATCGTCAGCCTTTATCCGAATCTACTACATTTAACCGAATTGAGCTTCCATCGACTCGAGATCCTTTAAATGGTGATTATAGCTGAACACTTTTAGCATCTCTAGTGTTTTTTACTGCCAATTGTCTTGTTTTTGTTCATTTTTTTTTACTTCAACTGTGGCAGGACTATATGTTGGTGCACACGGGATTTACACTTCAGAGGT
This genomic window from Rutidosis leptorrhynchoides isolate AG116_Rl617_1_P2 chromosome 2, CSIRO_AGI_Rlap_v1, whole genome shotgun sequence contains:
- the LOC139894331 gene encoding protein EXECUTER 1, chloroplastic-like, whose amino-acid sequence is MASISPSSFPSYNHHSKLIQFKSINSSTQFSHPCLSRVLNSPLTCRCQKHNNNNNKDEDESPSLWESVVQKNVRNVIKWFDDYITGYRDNQVENVVVKNNSDEDWDWDRWKKHFDEVDEQERIVSILKSQLNRAVLKEDYEDAARIKVAIAAAANNDTVGRVMSQLNKALKEERYKDAAFARDYASAGLVGWWAGFSDDRKDPYGRIIRISAEHGRYLARSYSPRQLGKAADGAPLFELFLTMSERGEYKHQAVYLKRKDNPQGFTVPSAASSGLIGKLGPFDSTSDKDGLFAKDTDDGDDMTDEYGFENILRDMIPGAKDVKIKVMNVTSPGKLDKIDRDIISKVVEQIMEEEDEDGDGDGLNDDDDDDTDEVKDETDGEQYDIDIDIDPGNTIVDGEVNSQIAVKVVVGGLVEKVTNNTSQKDLIRVPAKLEKRNRSSFTFSIEKEKQPLSSSNAQSLRVKDAKVLDSRNTNSVMIDLAKSIGRGKIPAKVLKDVSQLINLSLSQAQNRQPLSESTTFNRIELPSTRDPLNGLYVGAHGIYTSEVIQLKRKFGQWPEDGSTKFSKLEFYEYVEAVKITGDPYVPAGQVAFRAKVGTKYQLPHRGIIPEEFGVIARYRGQGRLADPGFQNPRWVDGELVILDGKYINGGIVVGFVYWAPESHFLVFFNQLRLQE